The following coding sequences lie in one Zingiber officinale cultivar Zhangliang chromosome 2B, Zo_v1.1, whole genome shotgun sequence genomic window:
- the LOC122046024 gene encoding trans-resveratrol di-O-methyltransferase-like, producing the protein MESMNKSGIHGDQEVTMAELVRGHGHLWNIIFGYVNSMALKCAAELGIADEIHRHGQRLPLSVLLTKLSIPPSRADSFRRLMRLLVHSGLFASSTARDEEEEAYALTPISASFLVTSKADNMSPFVLTILDPILVDPGHCLSRWFTSSAEPPSAFDLFHGKSIFELTGNNPEFNVNYNLGLAADARFMAKLILKQCGNDVFRGLRSLVDVGGGTGVLAIAIADAFPQIKCAVFDLPHVVSSLQGNPTVAAIAGNMFEFVPPADAVILKWILHDWNDEDCVRILKNCKKAIPAKEEGGKVIIIEMVTQLENEEDGSNHDETTKAQLLLDVYVRAVYPGKERSEAEWKSIFMAAGFSDYTISPISGLRSLIQLF; encoded by the exons ATGGAATCCATGAATAAAAGTGGAATTCATGGCGATCAAGAAGTGACCATGGCTGAGCTAGTGCGAGGCCACGGCCATCTCTGGAACATCATCTTCGGCTACGTCAACTCCATGGCCCTCAAGTGCGCCGCCGAGCTTGGCATCGCCGATGAAATCCATCGACATGGCCAGCGTCTTCCTCTCTCCGTTCTGCTTACCAAGCTCTCCATTCCCCCTTCAAGAGCCGACTCATTCCGCCGCCTCATGCGCCTGCTCGTCCACTCAGGCCTCTTCGCAAGCTCGACCGCCagagacgaagaagaagaagcctacGCCCTCACCCCCATCTCTGCCTCCTTTCTCGTGACCAGCAAAGCAGACAATATGTCCCCGTTCGTGCTCACAATTCTCGACCCGATCCTTGTCGACCCCGGGCACTGCTTGAGCAGGTGGTTCACCTCCTCCGCCGAACCACCCTCCGCCTTCGATCTCTTCCACGGGAAGTCAATATTCGAGTTGACCGGAAACAACCCCGAGTTCAACGTTAATTACAACCTTGGCTTGGCCGCCGATGCCAGGTTCATGGCGAAATTGATCCTCAAACAGTGCGGCAACGACGTCTTCCGGGGACTGCGATCGCTGGTGGACGTCGGAGGAGGGACTGGCGTTCTGGCCATTGCCATTGCCGACGCCTTCCCGCAGATCAAGTGCGCCGTGTTCGATCTCCCGCACGTTGTGAGTTCGCTGCAGGGAAACCCAACGGTGGCCGCCATCGCTGGCAACATGTTCGAGTTTGTGCCCCCTGCAGATGCAGTGATTCTCAAG TGGATATTGCATGACTGGAACGACGAAGACTGCGTGAGGATACTGAAAAATTGCAAGAAGGCGATTCCTGCTAAGGAGGAAGGAGGGAAGGTGATAATTATTGAAATGGTGACGCAATTGGAAAATGAGGAGGATGGGAGTAATCATGATGAAACGACAAAGGCGCAGCTTCTGTTGGATGTGTACGTAAGGGCGGTTTATCCAGGGAAGGAGAGGAGCGAAGCAGAATGGAAAAGTATCTTTATGGCTG